In Aspergillus flavus chromosome 3, complete sequence, one genomic interval encodes:
- a CDS encoding putative alkaline phosphatase (unnamed protein product), whose protein sequence is MHIRTAITAGAALVQTAVAASVQAKNVIYIVPDGYGPASQNMARDLMSLVDSGTTGSNPKIDELPVDDLAIGRVRTHSANNMITDSAASGTAYAAGHKSYNGAISVTPDGQPVGSILEAAKLGGMKTGLVSTTYISDATPGVYAAHAANRGSMPLIAEQQLGYSHPLGPMVDLLLGGGRCNFSPNSTEGSCRTDDFDLLTYAEEQGFTVATSREEFNALGKGQGQADLPFLGLFSDESMRYEMDRRVIQDEPSLLEMAETAVNALHRATRRRNKGFFLMIEAARIDHAGHDNDPANHAFETVMYNNVVAWVRDWIDQHPDTIMLSAADHETGGLTLNGYDPLPLRNATHSRAYLQSVWDNDRPADVDERDFLVSEILPAYGLENVEDADIQTILDADSIGAGIAALMSSRAGVDWSTGGHTSVDVTLHGYAAGRKRQALKADLAGGWDNTELPRYIEEVLGLDMDAVTERLRKAAEEDSSWLGPRELARRDLGGCDHYH, encoded by the exons ATGCATATCCGCACTGCCATCACTGCGGGCGCGGCCCTTGTCCAGACTGCAGTTGCAGCTTCTGTCCAGGCAAAGAACGTTATTTATATCGTTCCCGATGGCTACGGGCCTGCGTCGCAGAACATGGCCCGCGACCTTATGTCTCTGGTTGATAGTGGCACGACTGGCAGCAACCCGAAGATTGATGAGCTTCCAGTGGACGACCTG GCTATCGGACGTGTCAGAACCCACTCCGCCAACAACATGATCACCGACTCGGCTGCTTCTGGAACCGCGTATGCTGCCGGACACAAGTCCTACAACGGTGCCATCTCTGTCACACCCGATGGCCAGCCTGTAGGTTCCATCCTCGAGGCCGCTAAGCTTGGAGGCATGAAAACTGGTCTCGTGTCCACGACATACATCAGCGATGCCACCCCCGGAG TCTATGCAGCTCACGCCGCCAACCGTGGATCTATGCCCCTGATCGCAGAGCAACAGCTCGGCTATAGCCATCCACTCGGCCCCATGGTCGATCTGCTTCTCGGTGGCGGACGTTGCAACTTCTCGCCAAACAGCACAGAGGGATCCTGCCGTACGGACGATTTCGACCTACTGACCTACGCAGAGGAGCAGGGCTTCACCGTCGCCACGAGCCGCGAAGAGTTCAATGCTCTTGGGAAGGGTCAGGGTCAGGCAGATCTACCATTTCTGGGTCTTTTCAGCGATG AAAGCATGCGCTACGAAATGGATCGTCGCGTCATCCAGGACGAACCTTCCTTGCTTGAGATGGCCGAGACAGCCGTGAATGCTCTCCACCGCGCCACTCGTCGCCGGAACAagggcttcttcctcatgaTCGAGGCCGCCCGAATCGATCACGCCGGGCACGACAACGACCCAGCCAACCACGCCTTCGAGACTGTCATGTACAACAACGTAGTAGCCTGGGTGCGAGACTGGATCGACCAACACCCAGACACGATCATGTTGTCTGCCGCCGACCACGAAACCGGCGGCCTGACCCTGAACGGCTACGATCCGCTCCCTCTACGCAATGCCACCCACTCGCGTGCCTACCTCCAGTCCGTCTGGGACAACGACCGCCCGGCCGACGTCGACGAGCGGGACTTCCTTGTCTCCGAGATTCTCCCCGCTTACGGGCTCGAGAACGTCGAAGACGCGGACATCCAAACCATCCTCGACGCAGACAGTATCGGGGCCGGCATCGCCGCCCTTATGTCCTCTCGCGCCGGCGTTGACTGGTCGACGGGAGGCCACACCTCTGTCGACGTCACTCTGCATGGTTATGCCGCTGGTCGGAAGCGCCAGGCCCTGAAGGCGGACCTCGCCGGAGGTTGGGATAACACTGAGCTCCCTCGCTACATTGAAGAGGTTCTCGGTCTCGATATGGACGCCGTTACCGAGCGGCTGCGCAAGGCCGCTGAGGAAGACTCGTCGTGGCTGGGCCCGCGCGAGCTAGCTCGTCGTGACCTCGGGGGTTGCGATCACTACCACTAG
- a CDS encoding inorganic phosphate transporter produces MTKFRSRLYKTDRARDFEHEQDRHVRMRQVYETIDRQGYQWIVVFVAGVGFFLDGYTLFASNMAFPMLSYVYWRDDASSMKLTNINIATLAGTMLGQVLFGYLADKYGRKKMYGLELMLLITSTLGVVMSSNGVNHSMSVYAWLIWWRIVVGIGVGADYPLSAVITSEFAPTKHRARMMASVFFMQPLGQITGNIVSLIVVAASRSQGHEDLTRTVDIMWRWVIGIGVVPGVVATVFRFIIPESPRFLLEVEDDPIQAEFDATTLFNEPNNSPSIETDSWHNLPLPAISMTSQCFSDRSPSQTEILQPATLNSHWHLTRKDITQYFWTEGNWRTLAATSLSWLLLDFGFYGIGLSNPQFLAKTWGSLKLHGPAPVWQTDDTPNADVFKMFLDSSTHALVILNSGSFLGGLLLILVIHRLDRVALQKYGFLALAALFIALGTMFLTVHKEGAVAVALYIIGQAFFNFGPNATTYIIPAEIFPTRYRATCHGISAGAGKLGSILVQIFSSHFNFGSGLGNEPIIRHGWVLIVFSVCMMLGAVVTHFWIPPVQRQDGQGKFWGGKTETLETLALGRMGWKSRYAVKPRERERVISPTLSPGGFGL; encoded by the exons ATGACGAAATTCCGCTCGAGGTTATATAAAACCGATCGAGCTAGGGATTTCGAGCATGAACAG GACCGCCATGTCCGCATGCGACAAGTTTATGAGACCATCGATCGACAGGGTTATCAATGGATTGTGGTATTTGTGGCCGGGGTgggcttcttcctcgatggATATACA CTATTTGCAAGCAACATGGCCTTCCCGATGCTATCCTACGTCTACTGGAGAGATGACGCGTCGTCCATGAAACTCACAAATATCAATATTGCCACATTGGCCGGTACCATGCTGGGGCAAGTATTATTTGGGTATCTAGCAGACAAGTATGGGCGGAAGAAGATGTACGGACTGGAGTTGATGCTCCTGATCACCTCAACCCTCGGTGTGGTCATGTCCTCAAATGGCGTAAACCATAGTATGAGTGTATATGCGTGGCTGATATGGTGGAGAATTGTGGTCGGCATCGGCGTTGGGGCTGATTACCCACTGAGTGCTGTCATCACCTCTGA GTTTGCGCCCACAAAGCATCGAGCGCGAATGATGGCATCGGTCTTTTTCATGCAGCCGCTCGGTCAGATCACCGGAAATATCGTGTCACTGATTGTGGTTGCCGCCAGCAGAAGCCAGGGGCACGAAGACCTGACCCGCACTGTGGATATCATGTGGAGGTGGGTCATTGGAATCGGGGTAGTTCCTGGTGTAGTCGCAACGGTCTTCCGGTTCATTATCCCAGAAAGTCCCCGGTTTCTGCTGGAGGTCGAAGACGACCCCATCCAGGCAGAGTTCGACGCAACTACCCTCTTTAACGAGCCGAACAACTCTCCCTCGATAGAAACAGACAGTTGGCACAACCTGCCCCTCCCAGCGATCTCTATGACGAGTCAATGCTTCTCTGATCGATCACCCTCGCAGACAGAGATTCTCCAGCCCGCCACTCTGAACTCCCACTGGCATTTGACGAGAAAGGACATCACACAGTATTTCTGGACTGAGGGAAATTGGCGCACACTCGCTGCCACCTCCCTCTCCTGGCTCTTACTCGACTTTGGCTTTTACGGAATTGGTCTCTCGAACCCACAGTTTCTTGCCAAGACATGGGGCTCCCTCAAGCTCCATGGTCCAGCACCTGTCTGGCAGACGGACGACACCCCGAACGCCGATGTCTTCAAGATGTTTCTTGATAGTTCGACCCATGCCCTTGTCATCCTCAACAGTGGTAGTTTCCTTGGGGGCTTGCTGTTAATTCTCGTCATTCACCGTCTTGATCGTGTGGCACTTCAAAAATACGGGTTCCTGGCGCTGGCCGCCCTCTTCATTGCTCTGGGCACTATGTTCCTGACCGTTCACAAAGAAGGTGCTGTGGCCGTGGCCTTATATATCATCGGCCAGGCTTTCTTCAACTTCG GCCCCAACGCAACCACCTACATAATCCCCGCCGAAATATTCCCCACTCGGTACCGCGCCACCTGCCACGGAATCAGTGCCGGCGCTGGCAAGCTCGGCTCGATTCTCGTTCAAATATTCTCGTCACACTTCAACTTCGGTTCGGGTCTCGGAAATGAGCCCATCATCCGCCACGGCTGGGTTCTAATTGTCTTCAGCGTATGTATGATGCTCGGTGCGGTGGTGACACATTTCTGGATCCCCCCTGTGCAGCGACAGGACGGCCAAGGGAAGTTCTGGGGTGGGAAGACGGAGACCTTGGAGACATTGGCACTGGGAAGGATGGGATGGAAGAGTCGGTATGCTGTGAAAccgagagaaagagagagagttATATCACCGACCTTGTCGCCGGGAGGGTTTGGcttatag
- a CDS encoding P-loop containing nucleoside triphosphate hydrolase protein gives MRRGSIPQILKQFNQASKQLERVFFPNAGWPYVSDIISHYIVGYLFGFKNDFLDFCVLCLCMFARHRNESAVREEFTNGTSSAPLLVTAGCGGTGINLQPGSVIIQMEVWWNMNHERQAYARCLRQGQDKMVKVYKLFAENSNIDIMISKCQVRKDKLNSQVMKPLVRKDDDPLIIPALHS, from the exons ATGAGACGCGGTTCTATCCCGCAGATCCTGAAGCAATTCAACCAGGCATCTAAGCAGCTGGAGCGAGTCTTCTTTCCCAATGCTGGATGGCCTTACGTTTCGGACATTATTTCCCACTACATCGTTGGCTATCTCTTTGGCTTCAAGAACGACTTTCTCGATTTCTGCGTCCTTTGTCTTTGCATGTTTGCACGCCATCGCAACGAAAGC GCCGTCCGAGAGGAGTTCACTAACGGGACATCTTCCGCACCCTTGCTTGTTACTGCAGGATGTGGTGGTACAGGTATTAACTTACAACCGGGATCCGTCATTATCCAGATGGAGGTCTGGTGGAACATGAACCACGAAAGACAGGCCTATGCACGTTGCTTGCGTCAGGGCCAGGACAAGATGGTCAAGGTTTACAAGCTCTTCGCGGAGAACAGCAATATCGACATCATGATCTCGAAGTGCCAGGTTAGAAAAGACAAGCTGAACAGTCAAGTTATGAAGCCATTGGTTCGCAAGGACGATGACCCTTTGATTATCCCCGCTCTGCATAGTTGA
- a CDS encoding uncharacterized protein (expressed protein), with product MLQLTPSIAPPSMSFSRLSRPNMPPPALPPPSPVKRLRMSSSQSEVSSGNFSELVKAEVQRQNDNCFACGTEIIQVAHVIAKSAPSVSKSV from the coding sequence ATGTTACAGCTTACTCCCAGTATTGCCCCACCAAGCATGTCGTTCTCACGGTTGTCACGGCCTAACATGCCACCTCCAGCGCTCCCACCCCCGTCGCCCGTAAAAAGACTGAGAATGTCTTCGTCTCAAAGCGAAGTCTCGTCAGGAAACTTCTCTGAGCTTGTAAAAGCTGAAGTCCAGAGACAGAACGACAACTGCTTTGCATGCGGCACTGAGATCATACAAGTAGCTCATGTAATTGCAAAGAGCGCCCCATCCGTAAGCAAAAGTGTCTAG
- a CDS encoding uncharacterized protein (expressed protein): MTGRGEKLGQIIILSRLNLSSSREIPSFLAFFSAINGRNLLNIISWCLFCFAFSPTVWSRIFYPFFILFIHFLFDFCSPFVINQSVPLTHRAFLQAL, translated from the coding sequence ATGACCGGGAGGGGAGAGAAGCTCGGACaaatcatcatcctctcccgATTGAActtgtcttcttccaggGAAATCCCGTCCTTTCTagctttcttctctgctaTTAATGGCCGAAACCTCCTTAATATAATTTCATGGTGTCTTTTCTGTTTCGCTTTTTCTCCTACTGTATGGAGTAGAATTTTTTATCCCTTcttcattttatttattcatttcttatttgatttttgttCTCCTTTTGTAATTAACCAATCTGTTCCACTAACGCATCGTGCATTTCTACAAGCTTTGTGA
- a CDS encoding S-adenosyl-methionine-sterol-C methyltransferase putative — protein sequence MTETQTVLASRQSGRSSESSSLDAIATEKQNLAVHSVPSTRPDLHNSASPKRWKTFWTAFRYLQHLTPKQVDDFMASYVIYNLDWSDEKQMVEELGPNYQEKVGDCLKSYYGVLNHLCALGDVEKMYIPPFMSKKATVLENQLLYEESIAEHIGLKPGDKVLDLGCGRGRVAAHMTQYSGAHVTGLNIDPNQIAQARSYNEKLGFKDNRFIVQDFNSLPLPFEDETFDAFYQIQAFSLCKDLPALFREIFRVLKPGARFSMLDWVSLPDYDPSNPEHVQLMRRVKPLIGAVGTPTPKILENALTDAGFTVTRSDNASVGGLQAPLIAKVDLYFRSMRQLILGLVKTHVLPKHFKTLINRLCLDGEAFVKMDNMRLVTTSYRIIAQKPLH from the coding sequence ATGACGGAAACTCAAACGGTCTTGGCATCACGCCAGTCCGGGCGGAGCTCTGAGAGTAGCTCGCTGGATGCTATTGCAACCGAGAAGCAAAATCTGGCCGTGCACAGCGTCCCATCGACTCGGCCAGACTTACATAACTCCGCCTCTCCTAAGCGGTGGAAAACCTTTTGGACCGCTTTCCGGTATCTTCAACATCTGACCCCGAAGCAGGTCGATGACTTCATGGCATCTTATGTCATCTACAACCTAGACTGGTCCGATGAGAAGCAGATGGTCGAAGAGCTAGGGCCCAACTACCAAGAAAAGGTCGGCGATTGCCTCAAGTCGTACTATGGGGTGCTAAATCACCTCTGCGCTCTTGGCGACGTCGAGAAGATGTATATCCCACCATTCATGAGCAAGAAAGCGACCGTGCTGGAAAACCAATTATTGTATGAAGAGTCCATTGCCGAACATATTGGCCTTAAGCCCGGAGACAAAGTATTAGATCTGGGTTGTGGTCGCGGCCGCGTGGCTGCGCACATGACCCAATACTCGGGGGCACATGTGACCGGATTAAACATCGACCCTAACCAGATCGCCCAAGCCCGTTCCTACAACGAGAAGCTTGGGTTCAAGGACAACCGCTTCATCGTCCAGGACTTCAACAGCCTTCCTCTCCCGTTCGAAGATGAGACCTTTGACGCATTCTATCAGATCCAGGCATTCAGTCTGTGCAAAGATTTGCCCGCTCTGTTTCGCGAGATCTTCCGTGTACTCAAGCCGGGAGCGAGATTCTCTATGCTGGACTGGGTCAGTCTGCCTGACTATGATCCCTCAAACCCTGAGCATGTCCAGCTCATGCGCCGTGTAAAGCCTCTCATTGGGGCGGTGGGCACCCCTACTCCGAAGATTCTAGAGAACGCTCTCACAGATGCAGGATTCACGGTAACTCGCTCCGACAACGCGAGTGTCGGTGGACTGCAAGCCCCGTTGATCGCAAAGGTTGACCTCTACTTCCGGTCCATGCGACAGCTTATACTGGGTCTGGTCAAAACTCACGTGCTTCCCAAACACTTCAAGACATTAATCAACCGTCTATGTCTAGACGGAGAAGCATTCGTCAAGATGGACAACATGCGACTGGTAACGACGAGCTATCGTATCATTGCGCAAAAGCCCCTCCATTGA